One segment of Paenibacillus sp. FSL R7-0337 DNA contains the following:
- the rlmN gene encoding 23S rRNA (adenine(2503)-C(2))-methyltransferase RlmN, with product MNKESIYGLTLEELTAWLLEHGHKKSRATAVWEWLYRKRITSFAEMDGMNQECTALLEEHYVFQTMEEHVKQESADGTVKFLFRLHDGNLIETVLMRQKYGLSVCVTTQVGCNIGCSFCASGLLAKSRDLTSGEIVEQIMKVQHYLDQAGHGQKVTHVVVMGIGEPFDNFRHLLNFLITIKDHKGLAIAGKGITVSTSGLADKIREFADANMQVNLAISLHAPNNELRTQIMKINRAIPIEKLMPAIDYYLEKTNRRITLEYILLKDINDREEHALELAELIGDRRQLANVNLIPYNPVDEHSQYQRSERESVRAFFDTLKKQGVSVSTRLEQGVDIDAACGQLRSKQIKKIKGKAADTVLQ from the coding sequence ATGAATAAAGAATCCATTTATGGATTGACTTTGGAAGAGTTAACGGCATGGCTGCTGGAGCATGGGCACAAGAAATCCCGGGCCACTGCGGTCTGGGAATGGCTGTACCGCAAGCGGATTACCAGCTTCGCCGAGATGGACGGAATGAATCAGGAATGCACAGCGCTGCTGGAAGAGCATTATGTGTTCCAGACGATGGAAGAGCATGTGAAGCAGGAATCAGCCGACGGTACAGTGAAGTTCCTCTTCCGCCTCCATGATGGCAACCTGATTGAGACAGTGCTGATGCGGCAGAAATACGGCTTGTCCGTATGTGTCACTACTCAGGTCGGCTGTAATATCGGATGCAGCTTCTGTGCGAGCGGACTGCTGGCGAAGAGCCGGGATCTGACCAGCGGCGAGATTGTGGAGCAGATTATGAAGGTTCAGCATTATCTGGATCAGGCAGGCCACGGCCAGAAGGTCACCCATGTCGTGGTTATGGGGATCGGCGAGCCGTTCGATAACTTCCGGCATCTGCTGAACTTCCTGATTACCATCAAGGATCATAAGGGTCTGGCGATTGCCGGCAAAGGAATCACCGTATCCACCAGCGGCCTGGCGGACAAAATCAGAGAATTCGCCGACGCCAATATGCAGGTTAATCTGGCGATCTCGCTGCATGCCCCGAATAATGAGCTGCGGACACAGATTATGAAGATTAACCGGGCCATTCCTATAGAGAAGTTAATGCCGGCGATTGATTACTATCTGGAGAAGACGAACCGGAGAATCACGCTGGAGTATATCCTGCTGAAGGATATCAATGACCGCGAGGAGCATGCGCTGGAGCTGGCTGAGTTAATCGGAGACCGCCGCCAGTTGGCGAACGTCAACCTGATTCCTTATAATCCCGTGGATGAGCATAGCCAGTATCAGCGGAGCGAGCGGGAGTCGGTGCGTGCGTTCTTTGATACGCTGAAGAAGCAGGGCGTCAGCGTCAGCACCCGGTTGGAGCAGGGCGTCGATATTGATGCGGCCTGCGGCCAGCTGCGCAGCAAGCAGATCAAGAAGATCAAAGGCAAAGCCGCAGATACTGTGTTACAATAA
- a CDS encoding TetR/AcrR family transcriptional regulator gives MNKQSGKTRSPQGDETLIVNRREQILEAAVIVFAEYGYYRATTAQVAERVGISQPYIFKLFKNKEELFIAALERAFERILLTFEGFRAPKKQMLAEAIQLYEHLMETHPNELILQVQASGIRDEAIRQAMQVGMQEVTRHMEDKFTAAGFAHPEVKVSTFLANAMLCNMALTLGMPELKPKRK, from the coding sequence ATGAATAAGCAATCCGGTAAGACCCGCTCACCACAGGGAGATGAGACCCTTATTGTAAATCGCCGGGAGCAGATCTTGGAGGCGGCGGTGATTGTTTTTGCCGAGTATGGCTATTACCGGGCAACAACCGCCCAGGTGGCGGAGAGGGTGGGAATCTCTCAGCCGTACATCTTCAAGCTGTTCAAGAACAAGGAAGAGCTGTTCATTGCTGCGCTGGAGCGGGCATTCGAACGGATTCTCCTTACTTTTGAAGGATTTCGCGCCCCCAAAAAACAAATGCTAGCCGAAGCCATCCAGTTATATGAGCACCTGATGGAGACTCATCCGAACGAGCTGATTCTGCAGGTGCAGGCAAGCGGCATCCGGGATGAAGCAATCCGGCAGGCCATGCAGGTTGGAATGCAGGAGGTGACACGCCATATGGAGGACAAGTTCACCGCTGCCGGGTTTGCGCATCCTGAGGTGAAGGTGAGCACCTTCCTGGCTAACGCGATGCTGTGCAATATGGCTCTTACGCTGGGTATGCCGGAATTGAAGCCGAAGCGTAAGTAA
- a CDS encoding alpha/beta hydrolase-fold protein translates to MRISYHKEYSHNLGRDMEYKIYGHAGKPMLVFPTSLGRFYQYEDSGMIDTLSSFIEAGKLQIWACDSLDEETFFSTHWNNEDRIHRHEQYDKYIAYELIPGILHESKQNNGGTDQRILISGCSMGAYYGASFFFRYPHYFDTLIALSGVYSTYYFFGDYMSGNVYLNSPLHYLPGLTDEHYLNQYRSSTIIACVGQGAYEDEMLHETRLLQEVLGQKGIPARIDYWGHDVSHDWPWWNKQIHYYVEGCLG, encoded by the coding sequence ATGAGGATAAGCTACCATAAGGAGTACAGCCACAACCTGGGCAGAGACATGGAGTACAAAATATACGGCCACGCCGGCAAACCGATGCTCGTCTTCCCCACCTCGCTTGGACGCTTTTATCAATATGAGGATTCGGGCATGATCGATACGCTCTCGTCCTTCATTGAAGCGGGCAAGCTGCAGATCTGGGCCTGTGACAGTCTGGATGAGGAGACCTTCTTCTCCACCCACTGGAACAACGAGGACCGGATACACCGTCATGAGCAGTATGACAAATATATTGCGTATGAGCTGATTCCCGGCATCCTCCATGAGAGCAAACAGAATAACGGCGGGACCGACCAGCGCATTCTGATCTCCGGCTGCTCGATGGGCGCTTATTACGGCGCCAGCTTCTTTTTCCGTTATCCGCACTATTTCGATACCTTGATCGCCCTGAGCGGCGTCTACTCCACCTACTACTTCTTCGGCGACTATATGAGCGGGAACGTCTATCTCAATTCACCGCTGCATTACCTGCCGGGCCTGACGGATGAGCATTATCTGAACCAGTACCGCAGCAGCACCATTATTGCTTGTGTCGGTCAAGGGGCTTATGAGGACGAGATGCTTCATGAGACCAGGCTGCTTCAGGAGGTGCTGGGGCAGAAGGGCATTCCGGCCCGGATCGACTACTGGGGCCATGATGTCAGCCATGACTGGCCGTGGTGGAACAAGCAGATTCATTATTATGTGGAAGGCTGCTTGGGCTAG
- a CDS encoding nucleotide excision repair endonuclease codes for MISITIPSPEVIIYKQANPELSHIYGFTDFHLITREAGGIFMFYNDQDELLFVGKARKLRPRIKKHFEDNVSVMKPHRDEVTRIEVCLVEDPVDREIYETYIVNKLRAKYNVEKVLYK; via the coding sequence ATGATCAGCATTACCATTCCGTCACCGGAAGTTATTATTTACAAGCAAGCTAACCCTGAGCTGAGCCATATTTACGGATTCACCGATTTCCACCTGATTACCCGCGAAGCCGGGGGCATCTTCATGTTCTACAATGATCAGGACGAGCTGTTGTTTGTGGGTAAGGCCCGCAAGCTGAGACCGCGGATCAAGAAGCATTTCGAGGATAATGTATCTGTGATGAAGCCCCACCGCGATGAGGTTACCCGCATCGAAGTCTGCCTCGTCGAAGATCCGGTGGACAGAGAGATTTATGAGACCTACATTGTGAACAAGCTTCGCGCGAAATACAATGTCGAGAAGGTTCTGTATAAATAA
- a CDS encoding MarR family transcriptional regulator produces MADEQKDKHLEALNQELITLIRHGSLDKKHGGLDRSSYTLLHHLSTHDKVGVKALAEQFGLDTSTISRQTSVLEAKNYVERVPDPQDGRSSYFQLTALGAQTFAEARDIRLARYGEIFEDWSPEDCGLFSGLLARLNRTLQQK; encoded by the coding sequence ATGGCTGATGAACAGAAGGACAAGCACCTCGAAGCTCTGAATCAGGAGCTGATTACGCTGATCCGCCACGGCTCGCTGGATAAGAAGCATGGCGGGCTGGACCGCTCCTCGTATACCCTGCTCCACCATCTGTCGACGCACGACAAGGTAGGCGTTAAGGCGCTAGCCGAACAATTCGGCCTTGACACCTCTACCATCAGCAGACAGACAAGCGTCCTGGAGGCGAAGAACTATGTGGAGCGGGTGCCGGATCCGCAGGACGGGCGCTCCAGCTATTTTCAGCTTACTGCGCTTGGTGCACAGACCTTCGCCGAGGCCCGGGACATCCGGCTTGCGCGCTACGGGGAGATCTTCGAGGACTGGTCCCCGGAGGACTGCGGACTCTTCAGCGGACTGCTCGCCCGGCTCAACCGCACCCTGCAGCAAAAATAG
- a CDS encoding DUF6509 family protein — protein MLTFTSYTVENVRDPFNILSGKRYEFVVNIDVPEDDELYVENGVSARVIVKVEEEQTSLVSYDLLETSSGQLLDFDMEEDEEAALLQFCSEHVPA, from the coding sequence TTGTTGACATTTACAAGCTACACCGTGGAGAACGTAAGAGATCCTTTTAATATTCTAAGCGGCAAGCGATATGAGTTCGTCGTGAATATTGATGTGCCGGAGGATGATGAGCTGTACGTGGAGAACGGCGTGTCCGCCCGCGTGATTGTCAAAGTGGAAGAAGAGCAGACAAGCTTGGTCAGCTACGATCTGCTGGAGACCTCCTCAGGCCAGCTGCTCGATTTCGATATGGAAGAAGATGAGGAAGCGGCGCTGCTTCAGTTCTGTTCGGAGCATGTACCTGCATAG
- a CDS encoding EcsC family protein translates to MPEADNTGSWSPPETPEMLYAALKEITKWEKEQNRLMIWDRITRLPFKLLDAITPKVIHDKVGRLLDELGGYIQNGGNYLVAGRKVGKLMNETSRAAGAPEDGPFPLAVMDAVALKLAERSWNTATAQGATTGFGGIFTLAADIPAVLGLSLKAIQEIGLCYGYDPTDKAERIFTVKVMQFASSDVVGKRTLLKELNLQAGGDGNILAATKETVSRIQGWKEVVTVYRDNWGWKKLLQTVPVAGMFFGAYLNRKTLEEVTEAARMLYRKRRIISRLAELEQRKNGNAAGEGRQ, encoded by the coding sequence ATGCCAGAAGCAGACAACACCGGTTCATGGAGTCCTCCGGAGACACCGGAGATGCTGTATGCCGCACTTAAGGAGATTACCAAGTGGGAGAAAGAGCAGAATAGGCTGATGATCTGGGACCGGATTACCCGGCTGCCGTTCAAGCTGCTTGATGCAATTACGCCAAAGGTTATCCACGATAAGGTAGGCCGGCTGCTCGATGAACTGGGCGGCTACATCCAGAACGGCGGCAACTATCTGGTGGCCGGGCGCAAGGTGGGCAAGCTGATGAATGAGACAAGCAGGGCAGCAGGCGCTCCGGAAGACGGGCCGTTCCCGCTGGCTGTGATGGATGCAGTGGCTCTGAAGCTCGCAGAGCGGAGCTGGAATACGGCTACGGCCCAGGGGGCGACTACGGGCTTCGGCGGGATTTTTACACTGGCTGCCGATATTCCGGCTGTGCTGGGCCTCTCTTTGAAGGCGATTCAAGAGATTGGTCTCTGTTATGGCTATGATCCGACCGATAAGGCGGAGCGGATTTTCACCGTGAAGGTGATGCAGTTCGCCTCCTCCGATGTAGTGGGGAAGCGCACGCTGCTGAAGGAACTGAATCTGCAGGCGGGCGGAGACGGCAATATTCTGGCCGCAACCAAGGAGACCGTCTCAAGGATTCAGGGCTGGAAGGAGGTAGTGACCGTATACCGTGACAATTGGGGCTGGAAAAAGCTGCTCCAGACTGTTCCGGTCGCAGGCATGTTCTTCGGCGCTTACCTTAACCGGAAGACGCTGGAAGAGGTGACGGAGGCTGCTCGGATGCTCTACCGCAAAAGACGGATTATCTCCAGACTGGCAGAGCTGGAGCAGAGAAAGAATGGGAACGCAGCAGGGGAGGGAAGACAGTGA
- a CDS encoding TetR family transcriptional regulator — protein MNQRQTGLRERKKAKTMATIQMHALRLFRELGYKATTVEQIADAAEISYSTFFRYFASKEEVLLMDNYDPLLLEAFERQPAELSPLQAICAAMISGVHEMTEDEIITMRERNALVMSVPELRAAMLNNMLNMMDLLIEIITTRTEGRQDEMTIRAFAGAVIGVNISVVLYYAEHPDADFAALLEEGLNKLEAGFLL, from the coding sequence TTGAATCAACGGCAAACAGGATTGCGTGAGCGAAAAAAAGCAAAGACGATGGCCACAATTCAGATGCACGCTTTGCGGCTTTTTCGGGAGCTGGGGTATAAAGCAACAACGGTTGAGCAGATAGCAGACGCTGCAGAGATATCTTATAGTACGTTCTTTCGCTATTTCGCCTCCAAAGAAGAGGTATTGCTTATGGATAATTATGATCCTCTTCTGCTGGAGGCTTTTGAGAGGCAGCCAGCAGAACTGAGTCCGCTACAGGCAATATGTGCTGCTATGATATCGGGTGTACATGAGATGACTGAGGACGAAATTATAACGATGCGTGAACGTAATGCTCTAGTCATGTCTGTGCCTGAGCTACGGGCGGCAATGCTTAACAATATGCTTAATATGATGGATTTGCTTATAGAAATCATCACGACACGCACAGAGGGTAGACAGGATGAAATGACAATCCGTGCCTTTGCCGGTGCAGTGATAGGTGTGAATATATCAGTGGTTTTATATTATGCGGAGCATCCGGATGCTGATTTTGCCGCCCTGCTGGAGGAAGGCTTGAACAAATTGGAAGCGGGATTCCTGCTCTAA
- a CDS encoding PEP/pyruvate-binding domain-containing protein has translation MKEAVLGFEEVTQELQQFAGGKGAVLSMLYQRGFPVPEGLVVLPEAMPGGSVKQEARELILSKINVIRKNHPTALFAVRSSGLSEDSAGASFAGGFESVLDVDADEQIWSALQFVYQSQFAERVAVYSQVQGIDQSQRMAIVIQRMIMSDLSGVLFTVNPLTGSRVNMTGNYVQGLGEELVSGEANAVPFTLSRLRGEYTGPSGLRKYASKLFRCAARIEKQMGYPQDIEWSVSGGELYILQARPVTTLGAGNLNTYECNDSLTGDFLWTNTNVGESISDVLTPLSWSILRALDEEHNVIPGHYMLSGNICGRVYSNISLPVSAMSVMGARIAPLLRQMSNVFGELPQGVSVPVYPFGKRELIRIVGPGVLHSMRRTRQAIRNLPRFLEQTAESCRMIRERLQAIQSREELLLLWNRELWPQNVDALWNALEGTSAPMQKYIKQKRKLIKLVGTQDANILLSSSGKGRELESLGPLLGLSRIIHNQLSRRAYVAKYGHRGPHEFELSIADLSEDEDRLELKLSQYRDNTKDIEELLNKQRQQHSDACARLRERFPHRWKSIYHKLSATAQGPQMRESARSEWTRVYRLNRDFAIKAGELAGIGGDVFFLYLSEILQGLEDGKQPGVQYIAARKETFARYQKLPPLPSVIRGRFDPYLWMKDPRRRIDLYDPEMPMKDEIGQGILRGSPGAAGIIEGVVRVLAGPEDGNLLLPGEILVASTTNVGWTLCFPRAVAIITDIGAPLSHAAIIARELGIPAVFGCGNATTRLHTGDCVRVDGGNGMIQIITSASGGDHDKMGGKIYRSKD, from the coding sequence ATGAAGGAAGCTGTCCTAGGTTTTGAGGAAGTTACTCAAGAGCTTCAGCAGTTCGCAGGAGGTAAGGGGGCGGTGCTTAGCATGCTATATCAGCGGGGTTTTCCTGTTCCTGAAGGTCTAGTGGTACTGCCAGAAGCAATGCCGGGCGGGTCTGTGAAGCAAGAGGCGCGCGAGCTTATCCTATCTAAGATCAATGTTATACGAAAAAACCATCCGACTGCCCTATTCGCAGTCAGATCTTCCGGACTCAGTGAGGATTCAGCGGGTGCTTCCTTTGCTGGTGGCTTTGAATCTGTATTAGATGTGGATGCCGATGAACAGATCTGGTCAGCCCTTCAATTCGTTTACCAATCGCAATTTGCCGAGAGAGTGGCCGTGTACAGTCAGGTTCAGGGTATTGATCAGAGCCAGCGGATGGCGATAGTTATCCAACGCATGATCATGTCGGATCTGTCAGGTGTATTATTCACTGTGAACCCGTTAACAGGAAGTCGTGTAAATATGACGGGGAATTATGTTCAGGGGCTGGGAGAAGAACTAGTTTCGGGTGAAGCTAATGCTGTTCCATTTACTTTGAGCAGACTAAGAGGAGAATATACAGGGCCCTCTGGGCTAAGGAAATATGCCTCAAAACTCTTCCGTTGCGCGGCAAGGATCGAGAAGCAGATGGGGTATCCCCAGGATATTGAGTGGTCAGTTTCGGGTGGGGAACTGTATATCCTTCAGGCCCGTCCGGTGACAACACTCGGTGCAGGGAACCTAAATACTTATGAATGCAATGATTCGTTAACCGGAGATTTTCTCTGGACTAACACTAACGTAGGCGAATCCATATCGGATGTTCTTACTCCGTTAAGCTGGTCAATTCTCCGTGCACTGGACGAAGAGCATAACGTGATTCCCGGGCATTATATGCTATCAGGTAATATATGCGGACGGGTCTATTCCAATATCAGTCTACCTGTCTCTGCGATGTCTGTAATGGGTGCAAGAATTGCACCACTATTGCGGCAAATGAGCAATGTATTCGGAGAACTTCCGCAAGGAGTAAGCGTACCCGTATACCCGTTTGGAAAGCGGGAGTTGATCAGGATAGTAGGGCCGGGAGTGTTGCATAGTATGCGCCGTACCCGGCAGGCGATCCGGAATCTTCCGCGATTTTTGGAGCAGACTGCGGAATCGTGCAGAATGATACGTGAACGGCTACAAGCTATTCAGAGTAGAGAGGAATTACTGCTCTTATGGAACCGTGAGCTGTGGCCTCAGAATGTTGATGCATTGTGGAACGCCTTGGAAGGTACAAGTGCCCCGATGCAAAAATACATTAAGCAGAAGCGGAAATTAATAAAGCTGGTGGGGACCCAAGATGCTAATATTCTTCTCTCCAGCTCAGGAAAGGGTAGAGAGTTGGAGAGTCTGGGGCCACTTCTGGGCCTGTCCCGCATTATTCATAATCAGCTTAGTCGTAGAGCATACGTGGCGAAATACGGACATCGCGGACCGCATGAATTCGAGCTGTCTATTGCAGACCTGTCTGAGGATGAGGACAGGCTGGAGTTGAAATTGAGCCAGTATAGGGATAACACGAAGGATATCGAAGAATTGTTGAACAAGCAGCGTCAACAGCATTCAGATGCATGTGCAAGACTGCGAGAGAGATTCCCACATAGGTGGAAATCTATTTATCATAAACTTTCTGCAACTGCGCAAGGGCCGCAGATGCGTGAATCAGCCCGTTCAGAATGGACAAGAGTGTATAGGTTAAACCGGGATTTCGCAATTAAGGCTGGTGAACTGGCGGGAATTGGCGGAGATGTTTTCTTTCTTTATCTGAGTGAAATTCTGCAGGGGCTTGAAGACGGGAAGCAGCCAGGAGTTCAGTATATTGCCGCCAGAAAAGAAACCTTTGCGAGGTATCAGAAACTTCCGCCACTTCCATCAGTGATTAGAGGCCGATTCGATCCTTACCTCTGGATGAAAGATCCCCGGCGCAGAATTGATCTGTATGACCCTGAAATGCCAATGAAGGATGAGATCGGACAGGGTATACTCCGGGGTTCCCCTGGAGCAGCTGGAATAATTGAAGGTGTAGTGCGTGTTCTGGCTGGTCCAGAGGATGGAAATCTACTGTTGCCAGGGGAGATATTGGTAGCGTCTACAACTAATGTGGGCTGGACACTTTGTTTCCCTAGGGCAGTTGCAATTATTACAGATATCGGTGCCCCCTTGTCTCACGCGGCAATTATAGCTAGAGAGCTGGGAATCCCTGCAGTATTTGGCTGCGGAAATGCAACCACGAGACTACATACGGGAGACTGTGTGAGGGTAGACGGAGGAAATGGAATGATACAGATAATTACTTCGGCTTCAGGCGGAGATCATGATAAGATGGGAGGGAAGATTTACAGGAGTAAGGATTAA
- a CDS encoding ATP-grasp domain-containing protein: protein MNFIFFSPHFPKNSAEFCTHLREQGATVLGIGDAAYDQLEDKLKSALTEYYKVSNLESYEEILRAVGYFTHKYGKIDRFESLNEYWLEQDAAIRTDFNIYGTKSDFVHNLKQKSKMKEFFRKSGVSTVQFSTGTTRDSVESFIQSAGFPLVVKPDLGSGASNTYKINNEEELQHFFDTKPEDVAFIIEEFIDGVILTYDGLVDRDGNVRFAVSHLFENSVMDVVNTDNHLYYFCLREISPEVEEAGRSILQAFDIRERFFHIELFKSHKDGRIIALEVNMRPPGAWMTDAINFAYDVNVYKEWASMVVHNEVGSPYEGKYYTGYASRKNHKHYAHSHEDIYREFGGKIVNYDEIEEVFSRAMGNRAYQFRSPELSEVRDIRGYIQQEEG from the coding sequence ATGAACTTTATTTTCTTTTCCCCGCATTTCCCCAAGAACAGCGCTGAATTCTGTACGCATCTGCGGGAGCAGGGGGCCACGGTGCTTGGAATTGGCGATGCAGCCTATGACCAGCTGGAGGACAAGCTGAAATCGGCACTGACCGAATACTATAAGGTAAGCAATCTGGAGAGCTATGAGGAGATTCTGCGGGCTGTTGGCTATTTCACCCATAAGTACGGCAAGATTGACCGCTTCGAGTCGCTGAATGAATACTGGCTGGAGCAGGATGCCGCCATCCGTACGGACTTCAACATCTATGGCACCAAGTCGGATTTCGTCCATAATCTCAAGCAGAAGTCCAAGATGAAGGAGTTTTTTCGCAAAAGCGGGGTAAGCACTGTCCAGTTCTCCACCGGTACAACGCGTGACAGCGTAGAGAGCTTCATCCAGAGCGCCGGCTTCCCGCTGGTGGTGAAGCCCGATCTTGGCTCCGGGGCCAGTAATACGTATAAGATCAATAACGAAGAGGAGCTCCAGCACTTTTTTGACACGAAGCCGGAGGATGTAGCCTTCATTATTGAGGAATTCATAGACGGGGTCATCCTCACCTATGACGGCCTGGTGGACAGGGACGGGAATGTACGCTTCGCGGTCAGCCACCTGTTCGAGAACAGTGTGATGGATGTCGTCAATACGGACAATCACCTCTACTACTTCTGTCTGCGGGAGATCAGTCCGGAGGTTGAGGAGGCAGGGCGGAGCATTTTGCAGGCTTTTGACATCCGGGAACGCTTCTTCCATATCGAGCTGTTCAAATCGCACAAGGATGGCCGGATCATTGCCCTGGAAGTGAATATGCGTCCGCCCGGCGCCTGGATGACTGATGCGATTAACTTCGCCTATGATGTCAATGTGTATAAGGAATGGGCCAGCATGGTCGTGCATAATGAGGTCGGCAGTCCATACGAAGGCAAATATTATACCGGTTATGCCAGCCGCAAGAATCATAAGCATTACGCTCACAGCCATGAGGACATCTACCGTGAATTCGGCGGAAAGATCGTCAATTATGACGAGATTGAAGAGGTCTTCAGCAGAGCGATGGGCAACCGCGCTTATCAGTTCCGTTCCCCCGAGCTTTCGGAGGTCAGAGACATTAGAGGCTATATTCAACAAGAAGAGGGATAG
- a CDS encoding nitric oxide synthase oxygenase, which yields MNHIVQQRNDPEIIGQAESFIMACYQELGLTEGERDLRLADIREEVQRTGTYRHTGEELTHGARMAWRHNSRCIGRLFWHSLDVIDARGAETVEEVVEALLHHMKHANNGGRIRPVITVFRSEEGQGRAMRIWNHQLIRYAGYPGDGEHPRAGDPASDEFTAVCLKLGWQGTGGDFDILPLVISIGGEEPRCFPIPAGLVQEVPLSHPEIPQFTELGLRWYSVPIVSDMCLEIGGIRYPAAPFNGWYMETEIGSRNFGDTDRYNRLPAVAELLGLDRSTNTSLWKDRALLELNRAVLHSFKQAGVSIVDHHTAADQFVRFQEQEQQQGREVSGKWGWLIPPMSPSSTPIWNDNKLRDLQLSPRFVYRKKQQAADSGQREDAEAKGCPFHQSMKSD from the coding sequence ATGAATCATATCGTTCAGCAACGTAACGATCCAGAGATCATCGGGCAGGCGGAGTCCTTCATTATGGCCTGCTATCAGGAACTGGGGTTAACTGAGGGTGAACGGGACCTGCGTCTGGCGGATATACGGGAAGAGGTGCAGCGCACAGGTACATACAGGCATACAGGAGAAGAGCTGACGCACGGGGCAAGGATGGCCTGGCGTCATAACAGCCGCTGCATCGGAAGACTGTTCTGGCATTCCTTAGATGTGATTGACGCCCGCGGAGCAGAGACTGTAGAAGAGGTGGTAGAGGCGCTGCTGCATCATATGAAGCATGCGAATAACGGCGGCCGGATACGGCCAGTCATTACCGTCTTCCGCAGTGAAGAGGGGCAAGGCCGTGCCATGCGGATCTGGAATCATCAGCTCATCCGCTATGCCGGTTATCCCGGGGACGGGGAGCATCCGCGTGCTGGTGATCCGGCTTCGGATGAATTCACCGCCGTCTGCCTGAAGCTGGGCTGGCAGGGCACGGGCGGGGATTTCGATATTCTGCCGCTCGTGATCAGCATCGGCGGGGAGGAACCCCGCTGCTTCCCTATCCCGGCAGGACTTGTACAGGAGGTGCCGCTCAGCCACCCGGAGATTCCGCAATTCACGGAGCTGGGCCTGCGCTGGTACTCCGTTCCGATTGTCTCGGACATGTGCCTGGAGATCGGCGGCATCCGTTACCCGGCAGCGCCATTCAATGGCTGGTACATGGAGACGGAGATCGGCTCGCGGAATTTCGGCGATACGGACCGCTACAACCGTCTGCCTGCGGTGGCAGAACTGCTGGGACTGGACCGATCAACCAATACTTCGCTGTGGAAGGACCGGGCGCTGCTGGAATTGAACCGGGCCGTTCTCCATTCCTTCAAGCAAGCCGGGGTCAGTATTGTGGACCATCATACAGCCGCAGACCAATTCGTCCGTTTCCAGGAACAGGAGCAGCAGCAAGGGAGGGAAGTGTCAGGCAAGTGGGGCTGGCTGATTCCGCCGATGTCGCCGTCCTCCACGCCGATCTGGAATGATAACAAGCTGCGTGATTTGCAGCTAAGCCCGCGCTTCGTCTACCGGAAGAAGCAACAGGCGGCGGACTCTGGACAGCGAGAGGATGCTGAAGCGAAAGGATGCCCTTTCCATCAGTCCATGAAGAGTGATTGA